A single window of Streptomyces cathayae DNA harbors:
- a CDS encoding type 1 glutamine amidotransferase domain-containing protein, giving the protein MAKVLFVVTGATYLVLKDGTRYATGYWAEEFAQPYKAITEAGHEVVVATPDGVTPTVDMMSLRPAMAGGEEGALELEAVIRSAEVMRRPIKLSDVRLQDYDAVYLPGGHGPMQDLSVDADAGRILTEQLASGKPLAIVCHAPAAMLATRIHGESPFKGYRVTGFTNEEEEAVGLADRTQWLLEDELKEKVGVEYSRGEVWKPYVVEDRNLITGQNPHSAEVLAERLLKTLV; this is encoded by the coding sequence ATGGCGAAGGTGCTTTTCGTGGTCACCGGAGCCACGTACCTGGTCCTGAAGGACGGCACGAGGTACGCCACCGGCTACTGGGCGGAGGAGTTCGCGCAGCCGTACAAGGCGATCACGGAGGCGGGCCACGAGGTCGTCGTCGCGACGCCCGACGGCGTGACGCCGACCGTCGACATGATGAGCCTGCGCCCCGCCATGGCCGGCGGTGAGGAGGGAGCGCTCGAACTGGAAGCCGTCATCCGGTCCGCGGAGGTCATGCGTCGGCCGATCAAACTCTCGGACGTGCGGCTGCAGGACTACGACGCGGTGTACCTGCCCGGAGGCCACGGCCCGATGCAGGACCTGTCGGTGGACGCCGACGCGGGACGGATACTGACCGAGCAACTCGCCTCGGGCAAACCACTCGCCATCGTGTGCCACGCCCCTGCCGCGATGCTGGCCACCAGGATCCACGGCGAGTCGCCCTTCAAGGGCTACCGGGTCACGGGCTTCACCAATGAGGAGGAGGAGGCTGTCGGGCTGGCCGACAGGACACAGTGGCTGCTCGAGGACGAGCTCAAGGAGAAAGTCGGCGTCGAGTACAGCCGGGGCGAGGTGTGGAAGCCGTACGTGGTCGAGGACCGCAACCTGATCACCGGGCAGAATCCCCACTCCGCCGAAGTGCTCGCAGAACGGCTGCTGAAAACCCTCGTGTGA
- a CDS encoding zinc-binding dehydrogenase gives MRPAAGARPAAAPREPPGHPGPGGREDLLTVTELIEADELTPADEHTHSLADTAEGVRHAEQGHARGKAAVTVV, from the coding sequence ATGCGTCCGGCGGCCGGGGCTCGTCCGGCAGCAGCTCCACGTGAGCCTCCCGGCCACCCCGGCCCAGGTGGCCGGGAGGACCTGCTCACCGTCACCGAGCTCATCGAAGCCGACGAGCTCACTCCCGCGGACGAGCACACCCACTCCCTGGCCGACACGGCCGAGGGCGTACGCCATGCGGAGCAGGGCCACGCCCGCGGCAAGGCCGCGGTCACCGTGGTGTGA
- a CDS encoding MOSC and FAD-binding oxidoreductase domain-containing protein, with amino-acid sequence MSVGMPKDVPWHGRTVHTGVYKRPVSGPRMVRRLNIDGDGQGDLGGHGGEQRAVLVYQTDSYRFWARELGRDDLRPGRFGENFTVDGLPDNEVCIGDRYRIGDALFEVTQPRVTCYRVGLRMGEPRMAALLVAHHRPGFYLRVLEEGEVEAGQEIVKVSTGPEAMTVEEIDRVLYLPGHTRRQVERALRIPALSPGWQASMKALLDQGDDEAAATSGSAGLNAAATAPRPAWPGFRPLVVTRVRPESRSVFSLSLAAPDGSDLPTALPGQFVTVKVPLEGNAPPLVRSYSLSGEPGTGTYRISVKAEIHGAAGNRLRDHVSTGDHLDVAAPRGTFCLTAGDNPVVLLSAGVGVTPVLAMLHALARDHSSRQVWWLHGAHDGTEHPFARESRELVGVLPRARSRIYYSEPAAEDRRDVDYTDIGHLSGDRIPGLGLPIDADAYLCGPVAFMDSVTTALVGAGLDASRVHTEIFGAGPSLTPGIDGVATAAPHRPAGRAGTGPPVAFARSGLEVPWSDARQSLLELAEACDVPVRWSCRTGVCHTCELALMSGAVQYAPEPVEPPADGNVLICCSKPTEGVVLDL; translated from the coding sequence TTGAGCGTCGGGATGCCGAAGGACGTCCCCTGGCACGGCAGGACCGTGCACACCGGCGTCTACAAGAGGCCCGTGTCCGGGCCGCGGATGGTGCGGCGGCTGAACATCGACGGCGACGGCCAGGGCGATCTGGGCGGTCACGGAGGCGAGCAGCGGGCAGTGCTCGTGTACCAGACCGATTCCTACCGTTTCTGGGCTCGCGAACTCGGCCGCGACGATCTCCGGCCAGGTCGGTTCGGGGAGAATTTCACCGTCGACGGCCTGCCGGACAACGAGGTCTGCATCGGTGACCGCTACCGCATCGGCGACGCGCTCTTCGAGGTCACCCAGCCGCGGGTGACCTGCTACCGGGTCGGCCTGCGGATGGGCGAGCCGCGGATGGCGGCACTGCTGGTGGCACACCACCGGCCCGGCTTCTACCTGCGCGTGCTCGAGGAAGGCGAGGTCGAAGCCGGGCAGGAGATCGTCAAGGTCTCCACCGGACCCGAGGCGATGACCGTCGAGGAGATCGACCGGGTGCTCTACCTGCCCGGGCACACCCGCCGCCAGGTCGAACGTGCCCTGCGGATCCCCGCGCTCAGCCCCGGCTGGCAGGCGTCCATGAAGGCCCTGCTGGACCAGGGGGACGACGAGGCCGCCGCAACGTCCGGCAGCGCCGGGCTGAATGCCGCGGCCACCGCCCCGCGCCCGGCCTGGCCGGGCTTCCGCCCGCTGGTCGTCACCCGCGTCCGGCCCGAGAGCCGGAGCGTTTTCTCCCTGTCGCTGGCCGCCCCCGACGGTTCGGATCTGCCGACGGCGCTGCCGGGGCAGTTCGTCACGGTCAAGGTCCCGCTCGAGGGGAACGCGCCGCCGCTGGTCCGCAGTTACTCACTGTCCGGCGAGCCGGGCACCGGAACGTACCGGATCAGTGTGAAGGCCGAGATCCACGGCGCGGCCGGCAACCGCCTGCGCGACCACGTGTCCACCGGCGACCACCTCGACGTCGCGGCGCCCCGCGGTACCTTCTGCCTGACCGCCGGGGACAATCCGGTGGTCCTGCTGTCGGCCGGCGTCGGCGTCACTCCCGTGCTGGCGATGCTGCACGCACTCGCCCGCGACCACTCCAGCCGCCAGGTGTGGTGGCTGCACGGGGCCCATGACGGCACGGAGCACCCCTTCGCCCGGGAGAGCCGGGAACTGGTCGGCGTGCTTCCGCGGGCCCGGTCGAGGATCTACTACAGCGAACCGGCCGCCGAAGACCGCCGGGACGTCGACTACACGGACATCGGCCACCTGTCGGGCGACCGTATTCCCGGCCTGGGACTGCCCATCGACGCCGACGCCTACCTGTGCGGCCCCGTGGCCTTCATGGACAGCGTCACGACCGCCCTCGTCGGCGCGGGCCTCGACGCCTCCCGCGTCCATACCGAGATCTTCGGCGCGGGTCCGTCCCTCACCCCCGGGATCGACGGCGTGGCGACAGCCGCACCCCACCGGCCCGCCGGGCGGGCGGGCACCGGTCCCCCGGTCGCCTTCGCCCGCAGCGGTCTCGAGGTCCCCTGGAGCGATGCCCGGCAGTCCCTGCTCGAACTCGCCGAAGCCTGCGACGTCCCCGTCAGATGGTCGTGCCGGACCGGTGTCTGCCACACCTGCGAACTCGCCCTCATGTCCGGGGCGGTGCAGTACGCTCCCGAACCGGTCGAGCCCCCCGCCGACGGCAACGTCCTCATCTGCTGCTCCAAGCCCACCGAGGGGGTCGTCCTGGACCTGTGA
- a CDS encoding GNAT family N-acetyltransferase, with amino-acid sequence MRIRPATPDELPALQDVERAAGAPFRALGMTEIAEDEPPALDALEHHRRAGYCWVAADARGRPAAYLIAEPVDAALHVEQVSVHPRAARRGVGRSLISHAARRAGAEGLTALTLTTFADVPWNAPYYTRLGFRTLTEAELTPGLRRIRAEESAHGLDRWPRLCMRGSVRTLRQPGGTPDGLSAPRAEC; translated from the coding sequence ATGCGCATCCGCCCCGCCACCCCCGATGAGCTGCCCGCCCTCCAGGACGTCGAACGGGCCGCCGGCGCCCCCTTCCGCGCCCTGGGCATGACGGAGATCGCCGAGGACGAACCGCCCGCCCTGGACGCCCTCGAGCACCACCGTCGGGCGGGGTACTGCTGGGTGGCGGCCGACGCACGGGGCCGGCCCGCCGCGTACCTGATCGCCGAGCCGGTGGACGCCGCGCTCCATGTCGAGCAGGTCTCCGTCCACCCGCGCGCCGCACGCCGCGGCGTGGGCCGGTCCCTGATCTCCCACGCCGCGCGACGGGCCGGTGCGGAGGGCCTGACCGCCCTGACGCTGACCACGTTCGCCGACGTCCCGTGGAACGCCCCGTACTACACCCGCCTCGGCTTCCGCACGCTGACCGAGGCCGAACTGACGCCCGGTCTGCGCCGGATCCGCGCCGAGGAGAGCGCGCACGGCCTCGACCGGTGGCCGCGCCTGTGCATGCGCGGAAGCGTCCGAACGCTCCGTCAGCCGGGAGGGACACCTGACGGCCTGTCCGCACCACGGGCAGAGTGCTGA
- the ctaD gene encoding cytochrome c oxidase subunit I, with protein sequence MASGTGAPGHPREIGPGTARPSWVEWLTTTDHKKIGTLYLISAFVFFVVGGVLALLMRAELARPGLQIMSNEQFNQAFTMHGSIMLLMFAMPLFTGFANWIMPLQIGAPDVAFPRLNMLAYWLFFFGSSIAASGFLTPDGAAGFGWFLYAPLSDAVYSPGVGADLWIMGVALSGFGSILGAVNFITTILCMRAPGMTMFRLPIFTWNVLLTSVLVLMVFPVLAAALFALEYDRGFGGHIFDAANGGALLWQHLFWFFGHPEVYILALPFFGIVSEVIPVFSRKPMFGYMGLIGATIAIAGLSLTVWAHHMYTTGGVLLPFFSFMTFLIAIPTGVKFFNWIGTMWKGSLSFETPMLWTVGFLVTFLFGGLTGVILASPPLDFHLTDSYFVVAHFHYTVFGTVVYAMFAGFHFWWPKFTGKVLDERLGKITFWTLTAGFHLTFLVQHWLGAEGMPRRYSDYLAADGFTALNTLSSIGSFLLGMSILPFFYNVWKTAKYGKKVEVDDPWGYGRSLEWATSCPPPRHNFTSLPRIRSESPAFDVHHPEIAALETVG encoded by the coding sequence GTGGCTTCCGGCACGGGGGCGCCCGGGCATCCCCGGGAGATCGGGCCCGGGACGGCACGTCCGTCGTGGGTGGAGTGGCTGACGACCACCGACCACAAGAAGATCGGGACGCTCTACCTGATCTCCGCGTTCGTGTTCTTCGTCGTCGGCGGTGTGCTGGCACTGCTGATGCGGGCGGAGCTGGCCCGCCCCGGACTGCAGATCATGTCGAACGAGCAGTTCAACCAGGCGTTCACGATGCACGGTTCGATCATGCTGCTGATGTTCGCGATGCCGCTGTTCACCGGGTTCGCGAACTGGATCATGCCGCTGCAGATCGGCGCGCCGGACGTGGCCTTCCCCCGGCTGAACATGCTCGCCTACTGGCTGTTCTTCTTCGGTTCCTCGATCGCGGCGAGCGGCTTCCTCACCCCGGACGGCGCCGCCGGCTTCGGCTGGTTCCTGTACGCCCCGCTCTCCGACGCCGTCTACTCGCCGGGCGTGGGAGCCGACCTGTGGATCATGGGCGTGGCGTTGTCCGGCTTCGGGTCGATCCTGGGCGCGGTCAACTTCATCACCACGATCCTCTGCATGCGCGCGCCGGGCATGACCATGTTCCGCCTGCCGATCTTCACCTGGAACGTGCTCCTCACCAGCGTGCTGGTCCTCATGGTGTTCCCGGTGCTGGCGGCGGCACTGTTCGCCCTGGAGTACGACCGCGGGTTCGGCGGCCACATCTTCGACGCGGCGAACGGCGGGGCGCTGCTGTGGCAGCACCTGTTCTGGTTCTTCGGCCACCCCGAGGTCTACATCCTGGCCCTGCCGTTCTTCGGCATCGTCTCCGAGGTGATCCCGGTCTTCTCCCGCAAGCCGATGTTCGGCTACATGGGGCTGATCGGCGCGACGATCGCCATCGCGGGTCTGTCGCTGACCGTCTGGGCGCACCACATGTACACCACGGGCGGGGTGCTGCTGCCGTTCTTCTCCTTCATGACCTTCCTGATCGCCATTCCCACCGGGGTGAAGTTCTTCAACTGGATCGGCACCATGTGGAAGGGCAGTCTGTCGTTCGAGACGCCCATGCTCTGGACCGTGGGCTTCCTCGTCACGTTCCTCTTCGGCGGGCTGACCGGAGTCATCCTGGCCTCGCCGCCGCTGGACTTCCACCTCACCGACTCGTACTTCGTCGTCGCGCACTTCCACTACACGGTCTTCGGTACGGTCGTGTACGCGATGTTCGCCGGATTCCACTTCTGGTGGCCGAAGTTCACCGGCAAGGTGCTCGACGAACGCCTCGGGAAGATCACCTTCTGGACGCTCACGGCGGGTTTCCACCTCACCTTCCTGGTCCAGCACTGGCTGGGCGCCGAGGGCATGCCCCGCCGCTACTCGGACTACCTGGCGGCCGACGGCTTCACCGCCCTCAACACCCTGTCGTCGATCGGGTCGTTCCTGCTCGGCATGTCGATCCTGCCCTTCTTCTACAACGTGTGGAAGACGGCCAAGTACGGCAAGAAGGTCGAGGTCGACGATCCCTGGGGCTACGGCCGCTCCCTGGAGTGGGCCACCTCCTGCCCGCCCCCGCGCCACAACTTCACCTCCCTGCCCCGCATCCGGTCCGAATCCCCGGCCTTCGACGTGCACCATCCGGAGATCGCCGCCCTGGAGACGGTGGGCTGA
- a CDS encoding muconolactone Delta-isomerase family protein: MQEFLVEITTTIPEGTSQDEVDRRRAAEAVRAGELSTTGNLARLWRPVGESRSIGVWRAADEKELREKVLGTLPLRPWMTLTVTPLEPHPNDPGRATDGTE; this comes from the coding sequence ATGCAGGAGTTCCTCGTCGAAATCACCACGACGATCCCTGAGGGGACCAGCCAGGACGAGGTCGACCGGCGGAGGGCGGCCGAGGCGGTCCGCGCGGGGGAGCTCTCGACGACCGGCAACCTGGCCCGATTGTGGCGCCCCGTCGGCGAGTCGCGCAGCATCGGGGTCTGGCGGGCCGCGGACGAGAAGGAACTCCGGGAGAAGGTGCTCGGCACACTTCCGCTGCGTCCCTGGATGACTCTCACCGTCACCCCGCTCGAACCCCACCCCAACGACCCCGGGCGGGCCACCGACGGAACGGAGTGA
- a CDS encoding 2-hydroxy-3-oxopropionate reductase — protein sequence MSTGLPAVAWIGLGIMGSPMSENLIKAGYDVTGHTLEQEKLDRLAAAGGTAASSVAEAVRDADVIITMVPASPQVEAVAYGAEGILENARPGALLIDMSSITPQTSVDLAAAAGDKGIRVLDAPVSGGEAGAVEAVLSIMVGGEQADFDRAKPLFDVLGRTVVRCGPHGSGQTVKAANQLIVAVNIQACAEAVVFLEKSGVDLAAALDVLSGGLAGSTVLTRKKDNFLARDFTPGFRIDLHHKDMGIVTDAARTVGAALPVGAVVAQLVASLRAQGDGGLDHSALLRAVERLSGARV from the coding sequence ATGAGCACCGGACTTCCCGCGGTCGCCTGGATCGGCCTCGGCATCATGGGCTCCCCCATGTCCGAGAACCTGATCAAGGCGGGCTACGACGTCACCGGTCACACCCTGGAGCAGGAGAAGCTGGACCGGTTGGCCGCCGCGGGCGGCACCGCCGCCTCCTCCGTCGCCGAGGCGGTCCGCGACGCGGACGTGATCATCACCATGGTGCCCGCCTCCCCCCAGGTGGAGGCGGTCGCCTACGGAGCCGAGGGCATCCTGGAGAACGCCCGGCCCGGCGCCCTGCTGATCGACATGTCCTCGATCACCCCGCAGACCTCGGTCGACCTGGCCGCCGCCGCGGGGGACAAGGGCATCCGGGTGCTCGACGCCCCGGTGTCCGGCGGCGAGGCGGGCGCCGTCGAGGCGGTGCTGTCCATCATGGTCGGCGGTGAGCAGGCCGACTTCGACCGGGCGAAGCCGCTCTTCGACGTACTCGGCAGGACGGTCGTGCGGTGCGGACCGCACGGCTCCGGTCAGACCGTGAAGGCCGCCAACCAGCTGATCGTCGCCGTCAACATCCAGGCGTGCGCCGAGGCCGTGGTCTTCCTGGAGAAGTCCGGCGTGGACCTGGCGGCCGCGCTGGACGTCCTGAGCGGCGGCCTCGCGGGCTCCACCGTGCTGACCCGCAAGAAGGACAACTTCCTCGCCCGTGACTTCACGCCCGGCTTCCGCATCGATCTGCACCACAAGGACATGGGCATCGTCACCGACGCCGCCCGCACCGTCGGGGCGGCCCTGCCCGTCGGCGCGGTGGTCGCCCAACTGGTCGCGAGCCTGCGCGCGCAGGGCGACGGCGGCCTGGACCACTCCGCGCTGCTGCGCGCGGTGGAGCGGCTGTCCGGCGCCCGGGTCTGA
- the gcl gene encoding glyoxylate carboligase — MARMTAARAAVEILKREGVTDAFGVPGAAINPFYAALKASGGITHTLARHVEGASHMAEGYTRTRPGNIGVCVGTSGPAGTDMITGLYSATGDSVPILCVTGQAPTAVLQKEDFQAVDIAAIARPVTKMAMTVLEAAQVPGVFQQAFHLMRSGRPGPVLIDLPIDVQRTEIEFDPGTYEPLPVHKPVASRAQIEKALGMLNAAARPLIVAGGGILNADAAELLVRFAELTGTPVVPTLMGWGVLPDDHELNAGMVGLQTSHRHGNATFLESDFVLGIGNRWANRHTGRLDVYTAGRTFVHVDIDPTQIGRIFAPDYGIASDARAALELFVEVARELGAEGGLPDRSAWAAAAQEKRATLQRRTHFDDVPIKPQRVYEEMNRAFGPETRYVSTIGLAQIAGAQMLHVHRPRHWINCGQAGPLGWTVPAALGVARADPGAQVVALSGDYDFQFMLEELAVGAQHRIPYVHVLLNNSYLGLIRQAQRAFDIDFQVNLEFENVNAPELGVYGVDHVRVAEGLGCKAIRVTAPGELGPALEEAKKLAAEFRVPVVVEAILERVTDISMSTTNDISDVTEFEEIATEPWHAPTSIRTLKV; from the coding sequence ATGGCTCGAATGACCGCTGCCCGCGCGGCAGTCGAAATCCTCAAGCGCGAGGGCGTCACCGACGCGTTCGGTGTCCCCGGCGCGGCGATCAACCCCTTCTACGCGGCGCTCAAGGCATCCGGCGGCATCACCCACACCCTCGCCCGCCACGTCGAGGGCGCCTCGCACATGGCCGAGGGCTACACCCGCACCCGGCCGGGCAACATCGGGGTCTGCGTCGGGACCTCCGGCCCGGCCGGCACCGACATGATCACCGGCCTGTACTCCGCGACCGGCGACTCCGTTCCGATCCTGTGCGTCACCGGCCAGGCCCCGACCGCGGTGCTCCAAAAGGAGGACTTCCAGGCCGTCGACATCGCCGCCATCGCCAGGCCGGTCACCAAGATGGCGATGACCGTCCTGGAGGCCGCGCAGGTCCCCGGCGTCTTCCAGCAGGCCTTCCACCTCATGCGCTCCGGCCGGCCGGGCCCGGTCCTCATCGACCTGCCGATCGACGTGCAGCGGACGGAGATCGAGTTCGACCCCGGGACGTACGAGCCGCTCCCCGTCCACAAACCCGTCGCGAGCCGCGCCCAGATCGAGAAGGCGCTCGGCATGCTGAACGCCGCCGCGCGCCCCCTGATCGTCGCGGGCGGCGGCATCCTCAACGCCGACGCCGCCGAACTCCTCGTCCGGTTCGCCGAGTTGACCGGCACACCGGTCGTGCCGACCCTGATGGGCTGGGGCGTCCTCCCCGACGACCACGAACTGAACGCCGGCATGGTCGGCCTGCAGACCTCGCACCGCCACGGCAACGCGACCTTCCTGGAGTCCGACTTCGTCCTCGGCATCGGCAACCGCTGGGCCAACCGGCACACCGGCCGGCTCGACGTCTACACGGCCGGCCGGACCTTCGTCCACGTCGACATCGACCCCACCCAGATCGGCCGGATCTTCGCCCCCGACTACGGCATCGCCTCCGACGCGCGCGCCGCGCTGGAACTGTTCGTCGAGGTCGCGAGGGAACTCGGGGCCGAGGGAGGGCTGCCCGACCGTTCCGCGTGGGCGGCCGCGGCGCAGGAGAAGCGGGCCACCCTCCAGCGCCGCACGCACTTCGACGACGTCCCGATCAAGCCGCAGCGCGTCTACGAGGAGATGAACAGGGCCTTCGGCCCGGAGACGCGGTACGTCTCCACGATCGGCCTCGCGCAGATCGCGGGCGCCCAGATGCTGCACGTCCACCGGCCCCGGCACTGGATCAACTGCGGCCAGGCCGGCCCCCTCGGCTGGACCGTCCCGGCGGCGCTGGGCGTGGCCAGGGCCGATCCCGGCGCGCAGGTCGTCGCCCTGTCCGGCGACTACGACTTCCAGTTCATGCTCGAAGAGCTGGCCGTCGGGGCGCAGCACAGGATCCCCTACGTCCATGTGCTGCTCAACAACTCCTACCTGGGCCTCATCCGTCAGGCGCAGCGGGCGTTCGACATCGACTTCCAGGTCAACCTGGAGTTCGAGAACGTCAACGCGCCCGAACTGGGCGTCTACGGCGTCGACCACGTACGGGTCGCCGAGGGCCTCGGCTGCAAGGCGATCCGGGTGACCGCACCCGGCGAACTGGGCCCGGCACTGGAGGAGGCCAAGAAGCTCGCCGCGGAGTTCAGGGTCCCGGTGGTGGTCGAGGCGATTCTGGAACGCGTCACCGACATCTCCATGTCGACCACCAACGACATCAGCGACGTCACCGAGTTCGAGGAGATCGCGACGGAGCCGTGGCACGCCCCGACGTCGATCAGGACGCTGAAGGTCTGA
- a CDS encoding DUF6269 family protein, which translates to MSGRMPHEGDDRDSEQLPAELEEEITSWLEQGGMNLMTVLNGQSVSDEATARDTIWDLVQQDGFGGTEPAGPSSELLDRWDLDSDIRWSDLVASYIDSLSCSLLPRSSEEGSPMSFRLDEGHAGGCG; encoded by the coding sequence ATGAGCGGGAGGATGCCCCATGAGGGGGACGACCGCGACAGCGAGCAGCTGCCGGCGGAACTGGAGGAGGAGATCACGTCCTGGTTGGAACAAGGAGGGATGAACCTGATGACGGTCCTGAACGGCCAGAGCGTGTCCGACGAGGCGACCGCCCGGGACACGATCTGGGATCTCGTGCAGCAGGACGGCTTCGGGGGAACCGAGCCGGCCGGCCCGTCCTCGGAACTGCTCGACCGGTGGGACCTCGACTCCGACATCCGGTGGAGCGATCTGGTGGCCAGCTACATCGACTCCCTGAGCTGTTCGCTGCTCCCGCGCAGCAGTGAGGAGGGCTCCCCGATGTCGTTCCGCCTCGACGAGGGGCACGCGGGAGGTTGCGGCTGA
- a CDS encoding TIM barrel protein, translating to MPGAEWSAAAEQRFDVNLSILFTELPLLERPAAAAAAGFTAVELWWPWADSPTPGQSALDGLRKAVEDAGVRLTGLNFYAGQLPGPDRGALSIPGEESERFRANVEVAADFAESLGCPALNALYGNRVDGVDPAEQDALALENLALAARAAHRIGAILLVEALNRPESPRYPLVSAPAAVRVVDAVNAATGLGNARFLMDLYHLSRNGEDLPAVIERYAARTGHVQIADDPGRGAPGTGSLPLADLLGRLRKAGYAGWVGLEYKPGDRPSAEAFDWLPAEARPAR from the coding sequence ATGCCGGGTGCCGAGTGGAGTGCCGCCGCAGAGCAGCGCTTCGACGTCAACCTGTCGATCCTCTTCACCGAACTCCCGCTCCTGGAGCGCCCCGCGGCCGCCGCCGCGGCCGGCTTCACCGCGGTCGAGCTGTGGTGGCCCTGGGCCGACTCGCCCACCCCCGGGCAGTCCGCACTGGACGGTCTGCGGAAGGCGGTCGAGGACGCGGGCGTCCGGCTCACCGGCCTGAACTTCTACGCCGGGCAGCTCCCCGGCCCGGACCGGGGCGCCCTGTCGATCCCGGGCGAGGAGTCGGAGCGGTTCCGCGCCAACGTCGAGGTCGCCGCGGACTTCGCCGAGTCCCTCGGCTGCCCGGCCCTCAACGCGCTGTACGGCAACCGCGTCGACGGCGTGGATCCCGCCGAGCAGGACGCGCTCGCCCTGGAGAACCTCGCCCTCGCCGCCCGCGCGGCCCACCGGATCGGCGCGATCCTGCTGGTCGAGGCGCTGAACCGGCCCGAGTCGCCGCGGTACCCGCTGGTGTCGGCGCCGGCGGCGGTGCGGGTCGTCGACGCGGTGAACGCGGCCACGGGGCTGGGCAACGCCCGGTTCCTGATGGACCTGTACCACCTGTCCAGGAACGGTGAGGACCTGCCCGCGGTGATCGAGCGGTACGCCGCGCGGACCGGCCATGTACAGATCGCCGACGACCCCGGCCGCGGCGCCCCCGGCACCGGATCGCTCCCGCTGGCGGACCTCCTCGGACGGCTGCGGAAGGCGGGCTACGCGGGCTGGGTCGGCCTGGAGTACAAGCCCGGCGACCGGCCGAGCGCCGAGGCCTTCGACTGGCTGCCGGCCGAGGCCCGCCCGGCCCGCTGA